Proteins co-encoded in one Thamnophis elegans isolate rThaEle1 chromosome 1, rThaEle1.pri, whole genome shotgun sequence genomic window:
- the PPFIA1 gene encoding liprin-alpha-1 isoform X3, with protein MTVVKRQAQSPAGVSSEVEVLKALKSLFEHHKALDEKVRERLRVALERCSLLEEELGTTHKELMILKEQNNQKRTQADGMPDINHDQENIPSTNGKRSSNGSLTHDEDLAKVIELQDIIEKQTKEQSQMKERITALSNRVAELEEDLDTARKDLIKSEEMNTKLQRDVREAMAQKEDMEERITTLEKRYLAAQREATSVHDLNDKLENEIANKDSLHRQSEDKNRQLQERLELAEQKLQQTLRKAETLPEVEAELAQRVAALTKAEERHGNIEERLRQMETQLEEKNQELLRARQREKMNEEHNKRLSDTVDKLLSESNERLQLHLKERMAALEDKNSLLREIESTKKQVEELQNEKDQLVVNIETIRTENDQLRIRPPALHHRGPHLGSVPDFRYPLAPSVIADNQTDSYSTSVLRRPQKGRLAALRDEPSRVQTLNEQDWERAQQASVLANVAQAFESDADISDGEEDRETIFSSVDLLSPSGQADAQTLAMMLQEQLDAINKEIRLIQEEKENTEQRAEEIESRVDSGSLDNPGRFRSMNSIPHPFPSGNLSGSSPPGSGISTPRRMPHSPAREVDRLGIMTLSPVSREEIRDDKATIKCETSPPSSPRSLHLDKSYKGALHTMSQEDIRDVRNSTGSQDGQVSNPSSSNSSQDSLHKAPKKKGIKSSIGRLFGKKEKGRSGQMNKELLGQVSALEAESSTQDGLGLGKLGGQAEKNRKLQKKHELLEEARRQGLPFAQWDGPTVVVWLELWVGMPAWYVAACRANVKSGAIMSALSDTEIQREIGISNPLHRLKLRLAIQEIMSLTSPSAPPTSRTTTGNVWVTHEEMENLTSTPQTTLAYGDMNHEWIGNEWLPSLGLPQYRSYFMECLVDARMLDHLTKKDLRGQLKMVDSFHRNSFQCGIMCLRRLNYDRKELERRREGSLNEIKDVLVWSNERMIHWVVSIGLKEYANNLIESGVHGALLALDETFDHNALALSLQIPTQNTQARAVLEREFNNLLVMGTDRKFEEDDDKSFRRAPSWRKKFRPKDIRGLAAGSAETLPANFRVTTSMSSPSMQPKKMQMDGNVSATQRLDSATIRTYSC; from the exons ATGACCGTAGTAAAAAGACAAGCTCAATCTCCAGCTGGTGTTTCTAGTGAAGTTGAAGTTCTCAAAGCACTAAAGTCTTTATTTGAACATCACAAAGCCCTTGATGAAAAG GTAAGGGAAAGATTACGAGTAGCACTTGAACGATGCAGCTTGTTGGAGGAAGAACTAGGTACTACACACAAAGAG TTAATGATTTTGAAAGAACAAAACAATCAAAAAAGAACACAAGCTGATGGAATGCCTGATATTAATCATGATCAGGAAAACATACCTAGCACTAATGGGAAG AGATCTTCCAATGGCTCTTTGACTCATGATGAAGATCTTGCTAAAGTAATTGAACTTCAAGATATCATAGAAAAGCAAACTAAAGAACAGTCGCAAATGAAAGAGAGAATCACTGCCCTTTCTAACAGAGTAGCAGAACTGGAAGAAGATCTTGATACAGCTAGAAAAGATCTAATCAAATCTGAAGAAATGAACACAAAATTGCAAAGAGATGTACGAGAG GCAATGGCTCAGAAGGAAGATATGGAAGAAAGAATTACAACTCTTGAAAAACGCTACCTCGCTGCACAACGTGAAGCTACATCTGTGCATGATCTTAATGATAAACTTGAAAATGAAATTGCTAACAAAGATTCATTGCATCGACag AGTGAAGACAAGAATAGGCAGTTACAAGAACGATTGGAACTGGCTGAACAAAAATTGCAGCAAACTCTGAGAAAAGCTGAAACTCTGCCAGAAGTAGAAGCTGAATTGGCTCAGAGAGTAGCTGCACTTACTAAG GCTGAAGAAAGACACGGAAACATTGAAGAACGATTGAGACAAATGGAAACACAGCTagaagagaaaaatcaagaactACTAAGG GCTCGACAAAGAGAGAAGATGAATGAAGAACATAATAAACGTTTATCTGATACAGTTGATAAACTTTTATCTGAATCTAATGAGAGACTTCAGCTTCACCTTAAAGAAAGAATGGCAGCTCTGGAAGATAAA AATTCCCTTCTCCGTGAAATTGAAAGTACCAAGAAACAAGTGGAGGAGCTTCAAAATGAAAag gatCAGTTGGTAGTAAATATTGAAACTATAAGGACTGAAAATGACCAATTGAGGATCAGACCCCCTGCCCTTCATCATAG AGGGCCACATTTAGGTAGCGTACCAGATTTTAGATATCCACTGGCACCTTCAGTTATAGCAGACAATCAGACAGATTCCTACAGCACCTCAGTTCTAAGACGTCCACAGAAAGGACGCTTAGCAGCTCTGCGAGATGAGCCTTCAAGG GTTCAGACTCTTAATGAGCAAGATTGGGAACGTGCACAACAAGCAAGTGTGCTGGCAAATGTTGCGCAAGCTTTTGAGAGTGATGCTGATATCTCAGATGGCGAAGAGGACAGAGAAACTATATTCAGCTCAGTTGATCTCTTATCACCTAGTGGTCAGGCAGATGCCCAGACCTTAGCCATGATGCTTCAGGAACAATTGGATGCCATCAATAAAGAAATTAG ATTGAtccaagaagaaaaggaaaacactGAGCAAAGAGCAGAGGAGATAGAAAGTCGTGTTGATAGTGGAAGTTTAGACAATCCTGGTCGATTTCGATCAATGAACTCTATCCCGCATCCCTTTCCTAGTGGAAACCTTTCTGGCTCCTCTCCACCAGGTAGTGGGATTTCTACTCCTCGAAGAATGCCACACAGTCCTGCTCGAGAAGTGGACAGACTAGGAATTATGACATTA TCTCCAGTTTCTAGAGAAGAAATTAGAGACGACAAGGCTACAATAAAATGTGAGACCTCACCACCATCTTCACCTCGATCACTGCATTTGGATAAATCTTATAAAGGAGCTTTGCATACAATGAGCCAGGAAGATATAAGAGATGTTCGAAA TTCCACAGGCTCTCAAGATGGACAAGTAAGCAATCCCAGTAGCAGTAATAGCAGTCAAGATTCCCTCCACAAAGCTCCTAAAAAGAAGGGGATCAAATCCTCAATTGGCCGCCTGTTTGGTAAGAAAGAAAAAGGTCGATCTGGACAGATGAATAAGGAGCTCTTGGGACAAG TTAGTGCATTAGAAGCAGAAAGTTCAACTCAGGATGGTTTGGGGCTTGGAAAACTTGGAGGACAagcagaaaagaatagaaaactgcagaaaaa GCATGAACTTCTTGAAGAAGCTCGGAGGCAGGGTCTGCCTTTTGCTCAGTGGGATGGCCCCACGGTGGTTGTCTGGCTAGAG ttgTGGGTTGGGATGCCTGCTTGGTATGTGGCTGCTTGCCGTGCAAATGTGAAAAGTGGTGCTATAATGTCAGCCTTGTCTGATACTGAAATACAGCGTGAAATTGGAATCAGTAATCCTTTACATAGGTTAAAACTGAGACTTGCCATACAAGAAATTATGTCACTAACAAGTCCATCGGCTCCTCCTACATCAAGAACG ACTACAGGAAATGTCTGGGTAACGCATGAAGAAATGGAAAATCTTACATCTACACCACAAACG aCTTTAGCCTATGGTGATATGAACCACGAATGGATTGGCAATGAATGGCTTCCTAGTTTGGGGCTTCCTCAGTATCGCAGTTATTTTATGGAATGTCTTGTTGATGCTAGAATGCTGGACCATTTAACTAAAAAAGATCTTCGTGGTCAACTTAAAATGGTAGACAGTTTTCACAG aaATAGCTTCCAGTGTGGCATTATGTGTCTCCGAAGATTAAATTATGATCGGAAAGAActtgaaagaagaagagaaggaagcctGAATGAAATTAAAG atGTCCTTGTTTGGAGCAATGAGAGGATGATTCACTGGGTGGTATCAATTGGCCTTAAAGAATATGCAAATAACCTTATAGAAAGTGGAGTTCATGGTGCACTTCTGGCCTTAGATGAAACTTTTGATCACAATGCATTAGCTCTTTCTTTACAAATACCCACTCAGAATACGCAG